The Setaria viridis chromosome 6, Setaria_viridis_v4.0, whole genome shotgun sequence genome contains a region encoding:
- the LOC117861860 gene encoding membrane protein PM19L produces MIQLPFSRLRLPHPLPTVSTCQQYQQYPLFLNLIMYVIVAAIAGWAINYSIGESMNSLQGASPPVRLFPIYFPIGNLATGFFVIFALITGVVGISTSLTGLHDVGQGFPANMMSAAASALITWTLTLLAMGLACKEISVSGGPRARTLEAFTIILSGTQLLCVGSLHAGAHEAIVATPIGGRVW; encoded by the exons ATGATACAACTCCCGTtctcccgcctccgcctccctcatcCGCTGCCAACAGTATCGACGTGTCAACAGTATCAACAATATCCGCTGTTCCTCAACCTCATCATGTACGTCATCGTCGCAGCCATCGCCGGCTGGGCCATCAACTACAGCATCGGCGAGAGCATGAACTCAC TGCAGggcgcgtcgccgccggtgcgccTGTTCCCGATCTACTTCCCGATCGGCAACCTAGCGACGGGATTCTTCGTCATCTTCGCGCTCATCACGGGTGTCGTCGGCATCTCCACGTCGCTCACCGGCCTGCATGACGTCGGCCAGGGGTTCCCAGCCAACATgatgtccgccgccgcctccgcgctcaTCACCTGGACCCTCACCCTCCTCGCCATGGGGCTGGCCTGCAAGGAGATCAGCGTCAGCGGAGGCCCGCGAGCCAG AACCTTGGAGGCATTCACCATCATCTTGTCCGGGACGCAGCTGCTCTGTGTCGGGTCGCTCCACGCAGGCGCGCACGAGGCCATCGTCGCGACCCCCATCGGCGGCAGGGTTTGGTAG